The Fulvivirga ligni genome window below encodes:
- a CDS encoding TlpA family protein disulfide reductase gives MKRSTSYLFLLLAASVFAACRTEKTKPTVAYISGQYVGAEDSVLIDVRDYGKELSYNTPISLDTVFSDTLGNFAVTIPLSEGKEIVLNSGFDFNKIFVEPGDSIYFETDNKHETPIEVVSGRGSDKFKVFLKLRSLINYGDFTDFDSAQVVSEYDRRFGESQALIDSVKPHFSEAFNRYLKAQMIREKHYFEASFFGYLKNYRNIDIQRDSAAAVQMELDVFDNASIGDGNSDYAMDLMYLARSKAWKADTANTVNRITHYKHVIDSLDISKRFAQQLLAQGYLSYLNEGNVAELEPFLTNYYERYPDSDYNETLKDEYRDWYAISNGQPAPDVEAMDPDGTVFHLSDLKGKVVYIDIWATWCGPCLGEMPHAKKIKDHYKENNDIVFLYISVDENKEKWLKYLEEHPDFKGMQVNDSGNFNSNITKAFKVRGIPRYIIIDIEGKIFSTDAQRPSSGEKLISELDRALEGPAA, from the coding sequence ATGAAAAGATCAACCTCCTACCTCTTTTTATTATTGGCAGCCAGTGTTTTTGCTGCCTGCCGGACTGAAAAAACAAAACCTACAGTAGCTTACATTAGCGGTCAGTATGTTGGAGCTGAAGACTCTGTTCTGATTGATGTTCGTGATTATGGTAAAGAGTTAAGTTATAACACCCCCATAAGCTTAGATACTGTCTTCTCTGATACGCTGGGTAATTTTGCTGTTACGATACCACTGTCTGAGGGAAAGGAAATTGTGCTTAACAGTGGTTTTGATTTTAATAAGATATTTGTGGAGCCTGGTGATAGCATTTATTTTGAAACCGACAATAAGCACGAAACACCTATCGAAGTAGTCTCAGGCAGAGGCAGCGATAAATTTAAAGTGTTTTTAAAATTGCGAAGTCTAATTAATTATGGCGATTTTACAGATTTTGATAGTGCTCAGGTAGTCAGCGAGTATGATCGTAGGTTTGGTGAAAGCCAGGCGCTAATAGATAGCGTGAAGCCACATTTCTCGGAGGCATTTAATCGGTATCTGAAAGCTCAAATGATAAGGGAAAAGCACTATTTTGAAGCCAGTTTCTTTGGCTATTTAAAAAATTACAGAAATATAGATATACAGAGAGATTCAGCTGCGGCTGTGCAAATGGAGCTAGACGTATTTGATAATGCTTCCATTGGTGATGGTAACAGTGATTATGCAATGGATTTGATGTATCTAGCAAGAAGCAAGGCCTGGAAGGCAGATACAGCTAATACTGTAAACAGAATTACTCATTACAAACATGTGATAGACAGCTTGGATATATCCAAACGGTTTGCTCAGCAATTGCTAGCTCAAGGTTATTTGTCCTATTTAAATGAAGGCAACGTAGCTGAGCTAGAGCCTTTTCTCACTAACTACTATGAGAGATACCCTGATTCCGATTATAATGAAACGCTAAAAGATGAATATAGAGATTGGTATGCCATATCTAATGGCCAACCTGCCCCCGATGTGGAGGCAATGGATCCTGATGGAACGGTTTTCCATTTATCTGATTTAAAGGGAAAAGTGGTTTACATCGATATTTGGGCCACCTGGTGCGGTCCGTGTCTTGGCGAAATGCCTCATGCTAAGAAGATTAAGGACCACTATAAAGAAAATAATGACATTGTATTTCTATATATATCGGTGGATGAAAACAAGGAGAAATGGCTTAAATACCTGGAAGAGCATCCTGATTTTAAAGGTATGCAGGTGAACGATTCTGGTAACTTTAATTCAAATATAACCAAGGCATTCAAGGTGAGAGGAATTCCCCGTTATATTATAATTGATATAGAAGGAAAGATCTTCTCTACTGATGCCCAAAGGCCTAGTAGTGGAGAGAAATTGATTTCGGAATTGGACAGGGCACTGGAAGGACCAGCAGCATAA
- a CDS encoding deoxynucleoside kinase codes for MHVAICGNIGCGKTTLAKMLAKHYKWHAELESVDDNPYLQDFYEDMKRWSFHLQIYFLNSRFNQIKRIRQSSTTTIQDRTIYEDAYIFANNLYKSEYLNDRDYNSYLNLFHSMLEHVQAPDLMIYLKADIPKLVSQIEKRGRDYENAIRLDYLKNLNQHYTDWIGNYKEGKLLIIDVNNLDYVANPEDFSGIVNKIDVELHGLFSKSS; via the coding sequence ATGCACGTTGCTATTTGCGGAAATATTGGATGTGGAAAGACGACCTTAGCAAAGATGTTAGCCAAACATTATAAATGGCATGCTGAACTGGAATCAGTGGATGATAATCCTTATCTGCAGGATTTTTATGAGGATATGAAAAGATGGTCTTTTCATTTACAGATTTACTTTCTCAATAGCAGGTTTAACCAAATTAAGCGCATTCGTCAAAGTTCTACTACTACTATACAGGATAGAACCATCTATGAGGACGCCTACATTTTTGCGAATAACCTGTATAAATCAGAGTACCTTAATGACCGGGACTATAACAGCTATTTAAACCTGTTTCATTCTATGCTGGAGCACGTGCAGGCTCCTGATCTAATGATATATCTGAAGGCTGACATTCCTAAGTTGGTAAGTCAGATAGAAAAGCGTGGTCGTGACTATGAGAACGCTATCAGATTAGATTACTTAAAGAATCTCAATCAGCATTATACTGATTGGATTGGAAACTATAAAGAGGGTAAACTCTTAATAATAGATGTAAATAACCTCGATTATGTGGCTAACCCTGAAGATTTTTCAGGCATTGTAAACAAAATCGATGTAGAGCTACATGGTTTATTCAGTAAAAGTAGTTAA
- a CDS encoding peroxidase family protein, with protein sequence MPETKLPKAEKHVHGMTKAKGCSHLRLGSFCKLFPDLDTWADDYHIKTPKEAEHVAELLGGVNGVMHDSQLSSKNSTLPAAYTFFAQFIDHDVTLDTTTQLHGGEQPKSKLEMVSCPVKHHDDSLPNLRSASLDLDCIYGFGPEASPHLYDDTQHGRILTGNEFNPNDLARTSAGTALIGDPRNDENIFVSQLQLLFIKFHNKRLIGRDFEEAKTDVIYHYQYLVLHDFLKRICDNEVFDYVLDEIQHKQYPKFNIIDPHGKICMPVEFSVAAYRFGHSLVRSLYPINKDFPAIELFDERFSTTGFSHVPPELTVDWRYLLDVDKKQNYARCKALDPLLTDELIRLPNPIVGKFAPENNRSLAFRNLLRGYVMRLPSGQKVAKELSDHYPMIKPGNLNNKLKLEELFEEHCFEKKEANNLAKHTPLFFYILREAEKVGEGEKLGPVGSAILLEVFGSMLLHCNSFLHAKDWEVDCCLKSIKDNCESPSEEAKEATFTLADVVRYVNS encoded by the coding sequence ATGCCAGAAACTAAACTACCAAAAGCAGAAAAGCATGTGCATGGAATGACCAAGGCTAAGGGATGTTCGCACTTGCGGTTAGGATCATTTTGTAAACTTTTTCCTGACCTAGATACCTGGGCTGACGATTACCACATAAAAACTCCAAAAGAGGCTGAACATGTTGCTGAGCTCTTGGGGGGCGTGAACGGCGTGATGCATGACTCACAATTATCATCCAAAAATAGTACGCTGCCGGCCGCATATACTTTCTTTGCTCAATTTATTGACCATGATGTTACCCTGGATACCACCACACAACTTCACGGAGGAGAGCAACCAAAATCCAAATTAGAAATGGTAAGCTGCCCGGTAAAACATCATGACGATTCTTTACCGAACCTTAGATCAGCTTCACTGGATCTGGATTGCATCTATGGTTTTGGGCCAGAAGCCAGCCCTCATCTGTATGATGATACGCAACATGGCAGAATACTTACCGGTAACGAGTTTAACCCGAACGACCTGGCCAGAACTTCAGCAGGTACTGCTCTAATTGGAGACCCCAGAAATGATGAGAATATTTTTGTATCTCAGCTGCAGCTATTATTTATAAAATTCCACAATAAAAGATTGATAGGAAGAGACTTCGAAGAGGCAAAAACAGATGTCATTTATCACTATCAATATTTAGTATTACATGATTTTCTAAAGCGAATTTGTGACAATGAAGTGTTTGATTATGTGTTAGACGAAATCCAGCATAAACAATATCCTAAGTTCAATATCATTGATCCTCACGGGAAAATATGCATGCCTGTGGAATTTTCAGTAGCAGCATACCGCTTTGGTCATAGTTTGGTTCGTTCACTATATCCTATCAATAAAGATTTTCCTGCTATAGAGCTTTTTGATGAAAGATTTAGCACCACAGGCTTTAGCCACGTGCCGCCAGAATTAACCGTAGACTGGAGGTACCTATTAGATGTTGATAAAAAGCAAAATTATGCCCGTTGCAAAGCCCTTGATCCGTTACTAACAGATGAATTGATCAGGCTACCTAACCCTATCGTAGGGAAATTTGCACCTGAAAATAATAGATCATTGGCTTTTAGAAACCTCTTAAGAGGATATGTTATGCGTTTGCCCTCCGGCCAGAAGGTGGCAAAAGAGCTCAGCGATCATTATCCTATGATAAAGCCCGGAAATCTTAATAATAAGCTGAAATTAGAAGAATTATTCGAAGAGCATTGCTTTGAAAAGAAAGAGGCCAATAATTTAGCCAAGCATACGCCACTGTTCTTTTATATACTGAGAGAGGCTGAAAAGGTTGGGGAAGGAGAGAAGCTAGGTCCGGTAGGATCAGCCATATTACTAGAAGTTTTTGGCTCTATGCTCTTACACTGCAACAGCTTTTTACATGCTAAAGATTGGGAAGTAGATTGCTGCTTAAAATCTATAAAGGATAATTGTGAAAGCCCCAGTGAAGAGGCCAAAGAAGCAACTTTTACTCTAGCGGATGTAGTTCGCTATGTAAACTCATAA
- a CDS encoding response regulator transcription factor, with amino-acid sequence MYLTQDKLQMSSVNLLMIDKWLRDGKITLEEVGDIMPCIFHLDNADLSIRYLNNFARDKLELTLDEARYLGNGFFDKFYHNSSQFLKDELNRFYNRKDFIRSYHNIIKLWYPKERIFKLSIISAKRARYEDGMYIISQPLDQVQYSPRKIQRIIEEERFIQDKYACFNSLTDREKEIMGLLALGHNNPSVADYLFISRKTVEQHRKNINKKLNINSFVSLLKYAQAFDLV; translated from the coding sequence ATGTATCTCACTCAGGACAAACTGCAAATGAGCAGTGTTAACCTGTTGATGATTGATAAGTGGCTTCGTGATGGTAAAATTACGCTGGAAGAGGTGGGTGACATCATGCCGTGCATCTTTCATTTGGATAACGCTGATCTATCCATTCGTTATTTGAATAATTTCGCTAGAGACAAATTAGAGCTCACGTTGGATGAAGCTCGGTACCTTGGTAATGGCTTTTTCGACAAGTTCTATCATAACTCTAGTCAGTTCCTTAAGGACGAATTGAATCGTTTTTATAATAGAAAAGATTTCATTCGTAGCTACCATAATATTATTAAACTTTGGTACCCAAAAGAACGAATCTTTAAGCTGAGTATCATCTCGGCTAAGCGGGCCAGGTATGAAGATGGCATGTATATTATATCTCAGCCTTTAGACCAGGTTCAATATTCTCCTAGAAAAATACAGCGTATAATCGAGGAAGAACGATTCATTCAGGATAAATACGCTTGCTTCAACTCTCTCACCGATCGTGAGAAAGAAATTATGGGCTTATTGGCCTTGGGGCATAACAACCCATCAGTGGCTGACTATCTGTTTATCAGTAGAAAAACTGTAGAACAACACCGCAAAAACATCAATAAAAAGCTAAATATAAATTCGTTTGTATCGCTTTTAAAGTATGCTCAAGCGTTTGATTTGGTTTAA
- a CDS encoding sensor histidine kinase encodes MERVKADLSNFLVSIKQNDFSTTYSKHIKDKYDLELSDAFAAISTEYKKLRTEKESNFHFLKAIVEHSTVPMLSYREDTDEITLLNQAGKKIFGTPYLKSVQSLANIDQALLQVVMRLNSGEKELLKLALDTQVLSLSISAKQIKLEGVPHKLVSFQNIKAELDEQEADSWQKLIRVLTHEIKNSAIPISTLTSVVTQLITDDNGNLKDLNALDEEDLNDLKIGVNTIEKRSKGLVNFVNAYSKLANIPPPQLSSVNSKSFIEGILLLLKSDLSHIHVQSKIDDFSLYLDSELMEQVLINIIKNAKEALRETEQPMIIIRAFRDQDTVIIKITDNGPGISAEDMENIFVPFFTTKKEGSGIGLSLSRQIVRAHRGDLTVKSTDGETSFYIKL; translated from the coding sequence ATGGAGCGTGTTAAAGCTGACCTCAGCAACTTCCTGGTGAGTATTAAGCAAAATGATTTTAGTACTACCTACAGCAAGCACATTAAAGACAAATATGATCTGGAACTCTCTGACGCTTTTGCTGCCATAAGCACAGAATATAAAAAGCTGCGAACGGAAAAGGAATCCAATTTTCACTTTCTGAAAGCAATCGTAGAGCATTCTACCGTGCCCATGCTCAGCTATCGTGAAGACACGGATGAGATTACCCTACTTAATCAGGCTGGGAAAAAGATATTTGGTACGCCCTATTTGAAAAGTGTTCAGTCGCTAGCCAATATAGATCAAGCTCTTCTTCAGGTAGTTATGCGCTTGAACAGTGGAGAGAAAGAACTTTTGAAATTAGCCTTAGATACCCAGGTTTTAAGCCTTTCTATTTCGGCTAAGCAAATCAAGCTGGAAGGAGTACCTCACAAGTTGGTGTCATTCCAAAACATTAAGGCGGAACTAGATGAGCAAGAGGCTGATTCATGGCAAAAGCTGATTCGTGTACTCACACATGAAATCAAGAACAGTGCTATTCCTATTTCCACCCTCACCTCAGTGGTAACACAATTAATCACCGATGATAATGGAAATCTCAAGGACTTAAATGCTCTGGATGAAGAGGATTTGAATGATCTTAAAATAGGTGTCAACACTATTGAAAAGCGAAGTAAAGGCTTAGTTAATTTCGTAAATGCATACAGTAAGCTGGCCAATATACCACCGCCACAATTATCTTCTGTAAACTCAAAGTCATTTATCGAGGGTATTCTTTTATTGTTAAAATCAGATTTAAGCCATATCCATGTTCAATCAAAAATTGATGATTTTAGCTTATATCTTGATTCCGAACTTATGGAGCAGGTATTAATCAATATCATTAAAAATGCAAAAGAGGCCCTGAGAGAAACTGAACAGCCGATGATTATTATTAGAGCCTTTCGGGATCAGGATACTGTTATCATCAAGATCACAGATAACGGACCGGGTATTTCAGCTGAAGATATGGAGAATATTTTCGTTCCGTTCTTCACCACCAAAAAGGAGGGCTCAGGGATTGGTCTGAGTTTGTCACGTCAGATTGTACGTGCTCATCGTGGTGATCTTACTGTAAAATCTACCGATGGAGAGACTTCATTTTATATAAAACTTTAA
- a CDS encoding alpha/beta hydrolase family protein, giving the protein MQLLNTTIFISEEIGSVSAEWTHAQSPIAQIILGHGAGAGMHHPFMQALAQALKDNNITSLRYQFPYMEAGKNMPDRPKKATKTIMEVANAAHQAFPSLPLFMAGKSFGGRMSSLLAAEWSEDFIKGLIFYGFPLHPPGKPSKDRAAHLSNIKVPMLYLQGTRDKLATPELLDEVTKPLKLAEVKYFEGADHSFTYLKKYGVSKEASTDLLAEASAHWIKSRID; this is encoded by the coding sequence ATGCAGCTTTTAAATACCACCATATTCATAAGTGAAGAAATTGGGTCCGTAAGTGCAGAATGGACACACGCTCAGTCACCTATTGCACAGATTATTCTTGGTCATGGTGCCGGAGCCGGAATGCACCATCCTTTTATGCAGGCTCTGGCGCAAGCGCTTAAAGACAATAATATCACATCTCTCAGATATCAGTTTCCTTACATGGAAGCTGGTAAAAATATGCCTGATAGACCCAAAAAGGCTACTAAAACTATAATGGAAGTAGCCAATGCTGCTCATCAGGCTTTTCCATCATTGCCACTGTTTATGGCTGGCAAATCGTTTGGAGGCAGAATGAGCTCTTTGCTTGCTGCCGAATGGTCAGAAGATTTTATCAAAGGCCTTATCTTTTATGGTTTTCCACTACACCCCCCAGGAAAGCCTTCTAAAGACAGGGCAGCCCATCTTTCTAATATTAAGGTGCCAATGTTATACTTACAGGGCACAAGGGATAAATTGGCCACGCCTGAGTTACTGGATGAAGTAACTAAACCATTGAAACTTGCAGAGGTAAAATACTTTGAAGGTGCAGATCATTCTTTCACTTATTTGAAAAAATATGGGGTAAGTAAAGAAGCTTCTACTGATTTGCTGGCAGAGGCCTCTGCTCACTGGATAAAAAGTAGAATTGATTAA
- a CDS encoding YtxH domain-containing protein, whose protein sequence is MEKGKIILGALLGAGVGVLAGVLFAPRKGSETLQLIEDTIDKKLDDFFNKSSELKEKGKKKIEKVDKELAH, encoded by the coding sequence ATGGAAAAAGGTAAAATCATATTAGGAGCCTTATTAGGAGCTGGCGTTGGCGTGCTGGCAGGTGTACTATTTGCGCCTAGAAAAGGGTCTGAAACCCTGCAACTTATAGAAGATACTATAGATAAAAAGTTAGATGACTTCTTCAATAAATCTTCAGAATTGAAAGAAAAGGGTAAGAAGAAAATTGAGAAGGTTGACAAAGAATTAGCTCACTAA
- the yaaA gene encoding peroxide stress protein YaaA has product MIAIVSPAKTLDFETPYTLEPTLPRFQKEALQLIAVLKEKSEKDIESLMSISEKLATLNVERYHNFTKKKNPAHSKPAMLAFQGDVYQGLEADTFSDKEVAFAQDHFRILSGLYGILRPLDLIQPYRLEMGTHLKVGENKNLYEFWKDVVAKTLNKDLKNQGDKVLVNLASVEYFKSVDKDQLKGKIIDVDFKDFKSGQYKIISFYAKKARGLMARYIIKNQISKVEDLKGFDYEGYWYDEKESTDSLLAFKRD; this is encoded by the coding sequence ATGATTGCCATAGTATCTCCGGCAAAAACGCTGGATTTTGAAACTCCATATACATTAGAGCCCACATTGCCAAGATTCCAAAAGGAAGCACTTCAGTTGATTGCTGTACTGAAAGAGAAAAGTGAAAAAGACATTGAATCTCTCATGAGCATCAGTGAAAAATTAGCTACGTTAAATGTGGAGCGCTATCACAATTTCACCAAAAAGAAGAATCCAGCACATTCAAAGCCTGCCATGCTGGCGTTTCAGGGAGATGTTTATCAAGGACTAGAAGCTGACACCTTCAGTGATAAAGAAGTGGCTTTTGCACAAGATCATTTTAGAATACTCTCAGGACTTTATGGAATACTAAGGCCATTAGATCTCATTCAGCCTTATAGACTGGAAATGGGAACACATCTAAAGGTAGGAGAGAATAAAAACCTATATGAATTTTGGAAAGATGTGGTTGCTAAGACTCTTAATAAAGACTTAAAAAACCAGGGCGATAAAGTATTAGTGAATCTAGCCTCTGTGGAGTATTTCAAATCAGTAGATAAAGATCAGCTGAAAGGGAAGATTATTGATGTAGATTTTAAAGATTTCAAATCTGGCCAATATAAGATTATATCTTTTTATGCGAAGAAGGCCAGAGGTCTTATGGCCAGGTATATAATAAAAAATCAAATTTCTAAGGTTGAAGACCTTAAGGGATTTGATTATGAAGGTTATTGGTACGATGAGAAGGAATCTACCGATTCTTTGCTAGCCTTTAAACGAGACTAG
- a CDS encoding NAD(P)/FAD-dependent oxidoreductase has translation MKIAIIGGGAAGFFAAISAKEHHPSAEVTIYEKTSKVLAKVKVSGGGRCNVTHACLNNVQLSKFYPRGEKLLKKAFGQFAVQDTINWFEARGVELKTEADNRMFPVTNDSQTIIDCLLAETRKLDIKISLKTDIREIEIDNNGFALKTDNQDYNVSKVIVTTGGSPKASGLQWLADLGHSIETPVPSLFTFNMPGEPIKELMGLAVPHATAKVQGSKLKAEGPALVTHWGMSGPAVLKLSAFGARELADKGYKFNVQINWPSLAENDLRTQLSAYQEKHHKKKVINGNPVDIPARLWEFLLNKIELREDIQWGELGGKSMNKMVNIIVNDTYQTHGKTTFKEEFVTCGGISLQDISPASMQSKKVPGMYFAGEVLDIDGVTGGFNFQAAWTTGFIAGKLLE, from the coding sequence ATGAAGATTGCCATAATAGGAGGGGGAGCGGCCGGATTTTTTGCTGCTATTTCAGCCAAAGAACATCATCCGTCAGCTGAAGTAACTATTTATGAAAAGACCTCTAAAGTATTAGCAAAGGTAAAAGTATCTGGTGGTGGCAGGTGTAATGTAACGCATGCTTGCCTTAATAATGTGCAGCTCTCAAAATTCTACCCCAGAGGAGAGAAGCTATTAAAAAAGGCCTTTGGGCAGTTTGCCGTGCAAGATACTATTAATTGGTTCGAAGCACGTGGAGTGGAACTGAAGACCGAAGCTGATAACCGCATGTTTCCGGTAACTAATGATTCTCAAACCATAATAGATTGTCTACTGGCAGAAACGCGAAAGCTTGATATTAAAATAAGCCTTAAAACTGATATTCGCGAGATAGAAATTGACAACAACGGGTTCGCATTAAAAACTGATAATCAAGACTATAATGTAAGTAAAGTCATTGTTACCACTGGTGGCAGCCCGAAGGCAAGCGGCTTACAATGGCTTGCAGATTTGGGTCATTCTATTGAAACTCCGGTACCGTCACTCTTCACTTTTAATATGCCGGGGGAGCCTATTAAGGAACTTATGGGATTAGCCGTACCGCATGCCACCGCAAAGGTTCAAGGTTCAAAACTAAAAGCTGAAGGTCCGGCACTGGTAACCCATTGGGGTATGAGCGGCCCGGCGGTGCTCAAGCTGTCGGCTTTTGGTGCTCGTGAACTAGCTGATAAGGGCTATAAGTTTAATGTTCAAATTAATTGGCCATCTCTTGCGGAAAATGATTTGAGGACTCAGCTCTCAGCATATCAGGAAAAACACCATAAGAAGAAAGTGATCAATGGAAATCCTGTGGACATACCAGCTCGATTGTGGGAATTTTTGCTGAATAAAATAGAACTGAGAGAAGATATCCAGTGGGGTGAACTAGGAGGGAAGAGCATGAATAAAATGGTTAATATCATCGTTAATGATACTTACCAAACTCATGGAAAAACCACCTTTAAAGAAGAGTTTGTTACCTGTGGCGGCATAAGCCTGCAAGACATAAGCCCAGCCAGCATGCAGAGTAAGAAGGTGCCGGGGATGTACTTTGCCGGAGAGGTTTTAGATATTGATGGGGTTACAGGAGGTTTTAACTTTCAGGCCGCCTGGACCACAGGTTTTATCGCAGGTAAGTTATTGGAATAA
- a CDS encoding GH3 family domain-containing protein, giving the protein MAVLGTLIKTAIDIKDKFTDDLPDHDAQKHTLKNLLETAKDTEFGKHYGFEEILASDNMEKAFAAKIPLHNYAKIHEDWWHKIQDGHEDVTWPGKPDYLALSSGTTGSHSKRIPVTDEMLASIRQAAILQITSMSHFDLPTEFFEKEIMMLGSSTDLHQNGEFEEGEISGISASNIPFWFKGYYKPGDQISSIEDWDERVQQIAENAHNWDIGAISGIPSWIELMLKKVIEHNNLNNIHEIWPNLTVYTSGGVAFEPYRKNFDKLMGKPVIYIDTYLASEGFMALQTRPQENQMAMQLATGNGIYFEFVPFKPEYLDATGEVKSDAPTVTLDEVEEEVDYALVISTVSGAWRYLIGDTIKFTDKERQEIVITGRTKHFLNVVGSQLSVDKMNAAIQHVEEEYNMTIQEFTVAATRVNGEYIHKWYLGSDDTQDNKILAKAIDEHLKSANKNYGVARGKALTGVEVEVVNPEVFYAWNETKKKKGGQVKTPRVMKEDEFAEWEEFAKSKAKMVVS; this is encoded by the coding sequence ATGGCCGTACTAGGAACTCTAATCAAAACTGCGATTGACATCAAGGATAAGTTCACAGATGACTTACCAGATCATGACGCTCAAAAGCACACGCTTAAAAATTTACTTGAAACCGCTAAGGATACCGAATTTGGGAAGCACTATGGCTTTGAGGAAATCTTAGCCAGTGATAACATGGAAAAGGCTTTTGCTGCTAAAATTCCATTGCACAATTATGCCAAAATCCATGAAGACTGGTGGCATAAAATTCAGGATGGACACGAAGACGTTACCTGGCCGGGTAAGCCCGATTATTTGGCTCTAAGTTCAGGAACTACCGGTAGCCACAGCAAACGTATTCCTGTAACTGATGAGATGTTGGCCTCTATTCGTCAAGCCGCTATTCTTCAAATTACAAGCATGTCTCATTTTGATCTGCCTACTGAGTTTTTCGAAAAGGAGATCATGATGCTGGGTAGTAGTACTGACCTACATCAAAACGGTGAATTTGAGGAAGGTGAGATTAGCGGGATCAGTGCGAGTAACATACCATTTTGGTTTAAAGGATATTACAAGCCAGGAGATCAGATATCGAGTATAGAAGATTGGGATGAGCGCGTTCAGCAGATTGCTGAAAATGCACATAATTGGGATATTGGAGCTATATCAGGTATTCCATCTTGGATAGAATTAATGTTGAAAAAGGTTATAGAACATAATAATTTGAATAACATACATGAGATATGGCCTAATCTCACAGTTTATACTTCAGGTGGTGTAGCGTTTGAGCCTTATAGAAAAAACTTTGATAAGCTCATGGGCAAGCCTGTGATCTATATTGACACTTATCTTGCTTCAGAGGGGTTCATGGCCCTTCAAACCAGGCCTCAGGAAAATCAAATGGCCATGCAACTGGCCACAGGTAACGGAATTTACTTCGAGTTTGTGCCATTCAAGCCCGAATACTTAGATGCAACTGGAGAAGTGAAATCAGACGCTCCAACCGTAACATTAGATGAAGTGGAAGAAGAGGTAGATTACGCATTAGTGATCTCTACAGTTTCAGGTGCCTGGAGATATCTAATTGGCGACACCATTAAGTTCACAGATAAGGAAAGGCAAGAAATTGTTATTACCGGAAGAACTAAGCATTTTCTAAATGTGGTTGGATCTCAGCTATCTGTTGATAAGATGAATGCTGCTATTCAGCACGTGGAAGAAGAATATAATATGACCATTCAGGAGTTTACTGTGGCTGCAACCAGAGTAAATGGCGAATATATACATAAATGGTATCTCGGCTCAGATGATACTCAGGATAATAAGATTTTAGCGAAAGCTATCGATGAGCACTTAAAGAGTGCCAATAAAAACTACGGTGTTGCCAGAGGCAAGGCTTTGACCGGAGTGGAAGTAGAAGTGGTAAATCCAGAAGTGTTTTATGCCTGGAATGAGACCAAGAAGAAAAAAGGAGGTCAGGTAAAAACCCCAAGAGTGATGAAAGAAGACGAGTTTGCTGAATGGGAAGAATTTGCCAAGTCTAAAGCAAAGATGGTAGTGAGTTAA
- a CDS encoding histidine phosphatase family protein, whose product MAQKKVSLKYVKDYYQKQSIDSCIVPFYDSTKNVDQIILIRHGQPDVTRGGWRNRDEAVIFTEVYDSVGVLSFKPMPLCPDNLRTDRVYYSNIPRARNTAERIFEDKYDMIEDARFREFERKVMPFFNIKMPLGWWLGNSRILWILGFNDKGIETFKEARQRAKENAHYLEQKADKEHLVILVAHGFHNKYVAKYLRKMGWVQVRKGGKHYTAVNILAREIEEVDED is encoded by the coding sequence ATGGCTCAAAAAAAAGTTAGCTTAAAATATGTGAAGGACTACTACCAAAAACAGTCCATAGACTCTTGCATAGTGCCTTTTTATGACTCTACAAAAAATGTTGACCAAATCATTCTTATCAGGCATGGCCAGCCAGATGTAACCAGAGGTGGATGGAGAAATAGGGATGAGGCCGTTATTTTCACCGAAGTGTATGACAGTGTTGGCGTATTATCATTTAAACCTATGCCTCTTTGTCCTGATAATCTTAGAACAGACCGTGTTTACTACAGTAACATTCCAAGGGCAAGAAACACTGCTGAGCGAATCTTCGAAGACAAATATGATATGATTGAAGACGCTCGTTTTCGTGAATTTGAAAGGAAAGTAATGCCTTTTTTTAACATTAAAATGCCACTAGGATGGTGGCTGGGCAACTCTAGAATACTCTGGATCCTGGGGTTTAATGATAAAGGAATAGAAACTTTTAAAGAAGCCCGACAAAGAGCCAAGGAAAACGCTCACTATTTAGAACAAAAGGCTGATAAAGAGCACTTAGTAATATTAGTAGCCCATGGTTTTCATAATAAATACGTAGCTAAATATCTTAGAAAAATGGGCTGGGTGCAAGTAAGAAAAGGCGGTAAGCATTATACCGCCGTTAATATTCTGGCAAGGGAAATTGAAGAGGTAGATGAGGATTAA